One stretch of Flavobacterium sp. 9 DNA includes these proteins:
- a CDS encoding PAS domain-containing protein, with protein MNQENQLRNQVTVIDKEVSWDKTQVIMSKTNAFGIIEYANETFVDVSGYEDYELMGQPHNIIRHPDMPKVIFKVLWENLKAGKNFHAIVKNLAKSGRYYWVITDFEIAQDENGVIVNYFGRRQSVPQEVITQHIIPLYKKLLQIEAASGVEFSEKYLIGFLEEKKRSYVEYIKELIYEHEKGQAKFSQYVAEEEEEEEERGFFRRLFNR; from the coding sequence ATCAAGAAAATCAGTTGCGAAACCAAGTTACAGTTATCGATAAAGAAGTCTCGTGGGACAAAACTCAGGTAATTATGAGTAAAACAAATGCTTTTGGCATAATTGAATATGCAAATGAGACATTTGTTGATGTTTCGGGTTATGAAGATTACGAATTGATGGGACAGCCGCACAATATTATTCGCCATCCTGATATGCCAAAAGTTATTTTTAAAGTGCTTTGGGAGAATCTTAAAGCGGGAAAAAATTTCCATGCAATTGTAAAAAATCTGGCTAAATCAGGCCGGTATTATTGGGTTATCACTGATTTTGAAATCGCCCAAGATGAAAACGGTGTGATTGTCAATTATTTTGGACGAAGACAATCAGTTCCGCAAGAAGTAATCACGCAACATATTATTCCTTTATATAAGAAACTTTTGCAAATTGAAGCTGCAAGCGGAGTTGAGTTTAGCGAAAAATATTTGATTGGCTTTCTGGAAGAAAAAAAGAGAAGTTATGTCGAATATATTAAGGAGTTGATTTATGAACACGAAAAAGGTCAGGCAAAATTTTCTCAATATGTAGCAGAAGAAGAGGAGGAAGAAGAGGAAAGAGGTTTTTTCAGAAGGTTATTCAATAGGTAA
- a CDS encoding malate:quinone oxidoreductase — protein sequence MPDNTIRSNSEVVLIGAGIMSATLGLILKELQPDIKIEIYERLDVAAAESSDAWNNAGTGHSAFCELNYTPEKADGSIDPKKAISIAESFEISRQFWSYLVQENKVPSPDNFIKSVPHMSFVWGEKNVEYLKKRFEALQSNPIFSQMEFSSDFEKLKEWMPLVMEGRETTEKLAATHMEIGTDVNFGALTRSMFGYLEKLDGVSIYYNHEVEKLKQREDKRWRIKIVDLSTGEKRKAYTKFVFIGAGGGSLPLLEKANVPEGNGYGGFPVSGQWLKCTNPEVIAKHQAKVYGKASVGAPPMSVPHIDTRVIDGEKALLFGPFAGFSTRFLKNGSYLDLPLSIKANNLIPMLSAGFHNIPLTKYLIEQVRQSPKDRMKALREYLPSARSKDWKLEKAGQRVQVIKKDEKEGGVLEFGTEVINTHDGTLAVLLGASPGASTAVAIMIDLVSRCFTDQIKTPEWEAKMKNMIPSYGQTLNDKPELLAELRKHTSEVLKLRNY from the coding sequence ATGCCTGACAATACAATACGTTCCAATAGTGAAGTAGTGCTTATTGGAGCTGGAATTATGAGCGCAACCCTTGGATTAATTTTGAAAGAGTTGCAACCGGATATTAAAATTGAAATTTATGAACGTTTAGATGTCGCTGCCGCAGAAAGTTCTGATGCTTGGAATAATGCAGGAACAGGACATTCAGCTTTTTGTGAATTAAATTACACCCCAGAGAAGGCTGATGGAAGTATTGATCCAAAAAAAGCAATAAGTATAGCAGAATCTTTTGAGATTTCTCGTCAATTCTGGTCTTATCTAGTTCAGGAAAATAAAGTACCATCTCCAGATAATTTTATTAAAAGTGTTCCTCATATGAGTTTCGTTTGGGGAGAAAAAAATGTTGAGTATCTTAAAAAGAGATTCGAAGCGTTGCAAAGCAATCCTATTTTTTCTCAAATGGAATTTAGTTCTGATTTCGAAAAACTGAAAGAGTGGATGCCGCTTGTAATGGAAGGTAGAGAAACTACTGAAAAACTTGCAGCGACACACATGGAAATTGGTACCGATGTTAATTTTGGAGCCTTGACCAGAAGCATGTTTGGTTATTTAGAAAAACTAGATGGTGTTTCTATATATTACAATCATGAAGTTGAAAAGTTAAAACAACGCGAGGATAAAAGGTGGAGAATTAAAATAGTAGATCTTTCTACAGGCGAAAAAAGAAAAGCTTACACTAAATTTGTTTTCATTGGTGCTGGTGGAGGTTCATTGCCTTTATTAGAAAAAGCTAACGTTCCAGAAGGAAATGGTTACGGAGGTTTCCCAGTAAGCGGACAATGGTTGAAATGCACAAATCCGGAAGTTATTGCTAAACATCAGGCAAAAGTTTACGGAAAAGCAAGTGTTGGAGCTCCTCCAATGTCTGTTCCTCATATTGATACTCGTGTAATTGATGGAGAAAAAGCGTTGCTTTTTGGACCTTTTGCAGGATTTTCGACTCGTTTCTTAAAAAATGGTTCTTATTTAGATTTACCATTATCTATAAAAGCAAACAATTTAATTCCGATGTTATCAGCGGGATTCCATAATATTCCATTGACTAAATATTTAATTGAGCAAGTACGTCAATCTCCAAAAGACAGAATGAAAGCTTTACGCGAATATTTACCATCGGCACGTTCTAAAGACTGGAAATTAGAAAAAGCAGGACAACGTGTTCAGGTAATCAAGAAAGATGAAAAAGAAGGTGGAGTTTTAGAATTTGGTACAGAAGTTATCAATACGCATGATGGAACTTTGGCAGTATTATTAGGAGCTTCTCCTGGAGCATCAACTGCAGTTGCAATTATGATTGATTTGGTAAGCAGATGTTTTACAGACCAAATTAAAACACCGGAATGGGAAGCAAAAATGAAAAATATGATTCCTTCTTACGGACAAACTTTAAATGATAAACCAGAGCTCTTAGCAGAACTTAGAAAACATACTTCTGAAGTTTTGAAATTAAGAAATTACTAA
- the ruvX gene encoding Holliday junction resolvase RuvX: MPRILSIDYGQKRTGIAVTDEMQIIASGLTTIPTATVIDFLKDYFAKEKVETVLIGEPKQMNGEPSQSASIIKGFVTHFSNIFPDMKVVRVDERFTSKMAFQTMIDSGLSKKQRQNKGLIDEISATIMLQDYLSSKRF, from the coding sequence ATGCCAAGAATTCTCTCTATAGACTACGGACAAAAACGTACCGGAATTGCCGTTACAGATGAAATGCAAATTATAGCTTCGGGTTTGACAACGATTCCTACAGCAACTGTAATCGATTTTCTGAAAGATTATTTTGCTAAAGAAAAAGTCGAGACAGTTTTAATTGGTGAACCTAAACAAATGAATGGCGAACCTTCACAAAGTGCTTCAATCATTAAAGGCTTTGTGACTCATTTTTCTAATATTTTTCCAGATATGAAAGTTGTTCGTGTAGATGAACGCTTTACTTCAAAGATGGCTTTTCAGACTATGATCGATAGCGGACTGAGTAAAAAGCAACGTCAAAATAAAGGATTAATTGACGAAATTTCGGCTACAATAATGCTTCAGGATTATCTTTCTTCCAAGCGTTTTTAA